In Canis lupus baileyi chromosome 15, mCanLup2.hap1, whole genome shotgun sequence, one genomic interval encodes:
- the LOC140605540 gene encoding small ribosomal subunit protein eS27-like, which yields MDVKCLGCYKITTIFSCTQTVILCVDCPTGLCQPMGGKARLTEGCSFRRKQH from the coding sequence ATGGATGTGAAGTGCCTGGGATGCTACAAAATCACCACCATCTTCAGCTGCACACAGACGGTAATTCTGTGTGTCGACTGCCCCACTGGCCTCTGCCAGCCGATGGGAGGAAAAGCAAGGCTTACAGAAGGATGCTCCTTCAGGCGGAAGCAGCACTAA